A single Bufo bufo chromosome 6, aBufBuf1.1, whole genome shotgun sequence DNA region contains:
- the MLF2 gene encoding myeloid leukemia factor 2 isoform X1, translating into MFRFMRDTDPQDPAMFLMDPFALHRQHMRRMFSGNFGMSPFLSLTDGSVPALPQSGGHQQAGALSPFGMMGMGGGFMDMFSMMNDLMGGMEQMTSASNCQTFSSSTVISYSNMAGSGAPKVYQETSQMRTAPGGIRETRRTVRDSDSGMEQMSIGHHIRERSHIMQRSHNHRTGDREERQEFINMDENDAAEFDDEWQRGTSRYRNQRGLPYRRRGGAEEQLAIQGPEDSTIRPSRRYDW; encoded by the exons ATGTTTCGCTTCATGAGAGACACCGATCCCCAAGATCCGGCCATGTTCCTTAT GGATCCGTTTGCGTTGCACCGTCAGCACATGAGACGTATGTTTTCCGGGAATTTTGGAATGTCGCCCTTCCTGAGCCTGACGGATGGGAGTGTGCCGGCGCTTCCACAATCTGGGGGACATCAGCAG GCGGGAGCGCTGAGTCCATTTGGCATGATGGGAATG GGCGGTGGATTTATGGACATGTTTTCTATGATGAATGACCTGATGGGAGGTATG gagcaaatgACAAGCGCCTCcaactgtcagaccttctcatctTCCACAGTCATCTCGTACTCTAATATGGCGGGCAGCGGAGCCCCTAAAGTTTATCAGGAGACCTCGCAGATGCGCACGGCACCTGGTGGG ATCCGTGAAACCCGGCGCACCGTGCGGGATTCAGACAGCGGAATGGAACAGATGAGCATTGGACATCACATCAGGGAACGGTCGCACATCATGCAGCGCTCGCACAACCACCGCACCGGAGACCGAGAGGAAAGACAAGAGTTCATCAACATGGATGAAA ATGATGCTGCCGAGTTTGATGATGAATGGCAGAGAGGGACCTCCCGTTACAGGAACCAGAGGGGGCTGCCATACAGGAGGCGAGGCGGCGCAGAGGAGCAGCTCGCCATCCAGGGACCTGAAGACAGCACGATTAGGCCGTCTCGCAGATACGACTGGTGA
- the MLF2 gene encoding myeloid leukemia factor 2 isoform X2: MFRFMRDTDPQDPAMFLMDPFALHRQHMRRMFSGNFGMSPFLSLTDGSVPALPQSGGHQQAGALSPFGMMGMGGGFMDMFSMMNDLMGGMEQMTSASNCQTFSSSTVISYSNMAGSGAPKVYQETSQMRTAPGGIRETRRTVRDSDSGMEQMSIGHHIRERSHIMQRSHNHRTGDREERQEFINMDESDVWLLPTNDFHIACDMLLRRAQSVSSPEPQI; the protein is encoded by the exons ATGTTTCGCTTCATGAGAGACACCGATCCCCAAGATCCGGCCATGTTCCTTAT GGATCCGTTTGCGTTGCACCGTCAGCACATGAGACGTATGTTTTCCGGGAATTTTGGAATGTCGCCCTTCCTGAGCCTGACGGATGGGAGTGTGCCGGCGCTTCCACAATCTGGGGGACATCAGCAG GCGGGAGCGCTGAGTCCATTTGGCATGATGGGAATG GGCGGTGGATTTATGGACATGTTTTCTATGATGAATGACCTGATGGGAGGTATG gagcaaatgACAAGCGCCTCcaactgtcagaccttctcatctTCCACAGTCATCTCGTACTCTAATATGGCGGGCAGCGGAGCCCCTAAAGTTTATCAGGAGACCTCGCAGATGCGCACGGCACCTGGTGGG ATCCGTGAAACCCGGCGCACCGTGCGGGATTCAGACAGCGGAATGGAACAGATGAGCATTGGACATCACATCAGGGAACGGTCGCACATCATGCAGCGCTCGCACAACCACCGCACCGGAGACCGAGAGGAAAGACAAGAGTTCATCAACATGGATGAAA GTGATGTATGGCTACTGCCAACTAACGACTTTCACATTGCCTGTGACATGCTGCTGCGCAGAGCGcagtctgtctcctctcctgagCCTCAGATATGA